One genomic window of Calonectris borealis chromosome 27, bCalBor7.hap1.2, whole genome shotgun sequence includes the following:
- the PRNP gene encoding major prion protein homolog — protein sequence MAKLLVPCCLVALLLGAWTDVAFSKKGKGKPSGGGWGTGSHRQPSYPRQPGYPQNPGYPHNPGYPHNPGYPHNPGYPHNPGWGQGYNPSSGGSYHNQKPWKPPKSKTNFKHVAGAAAAGAVVGGLGGYAMGRVMSGMHYHFDSPDEYRWWNENSARYPNQVYYRDYRSPVSQDVFVADCFNITVTEYNIGPAAKKNASEAGPAANQTETELETKVVTKVIREMCIQQYREYRLASGIRLHLADASLAALLLLALFAMH from the coding sequence ATGGCCAAGCTCCTGGTCCCCTGCTGCCTGGTGGCCCTGCTCCTCGGCGCCTGGACCGACGTCGCCTTCTCCAAGaagggcaaaggcaaacccagcGGAGGCGGCTGGGGCACGGGGAGCCACCGCCAGCCCAGCTACCCCCGCCAGCCCGGCTACCCCCAAAATCCAGGCTATCCCCATAATCCAGGCTACCCCCACAACCCGGGGTACCCCCACAACCCAGGGTACCCCCACAACCCCGGCTGGGGACAGGGTTACAACCCATCCAGCGGAGGAAGCTACCACAACCAAAAGCCATGGAAACCCCCCAAATCTAAGACCAACTTCAAACAcgtggccggggcggcggcggcgggcgccgtggTGGGAGGTTTGGGGGGCTACGCCATGGGACGCGTCATGTCGGGGATGCACTATCACTTCGACAGCCCCGACGAGTACCGATGGTGGAACGAAAATTCGGCGCGTTACCCCAACCAGGTTTACTACCGGGATTACCGCAGCCCCGTCTCGCAGGACGTCTTCGTCGCCGACTGCTTTAACATCACGGTGACCGAATACAACATCGGACCCGCCGCCAAGAAGAACGCATCGGAGGCTGGTCCGGCCGCCAACCAAACGGAGACGGAGCTGGAGACCAAGGTGGTGACCAAGGTGATCCGGGAGATGTGCATCCAGCAGTACCGCGAGTACCGCCTGGCCTCCGGCATCCGGCTCCACCTCGCCGACGCCTCCCtcgccgccctcctcctcctcgccctcttCGCCATGCACTGA